DNA from Eucalyptus grandis isolate ANBG69807.140 chromosome 5, ASM1654582v1, whole genome shotgun sequence:
ACAGCGAGGTGAAGAACCGTCTCCTCTTGGGCGGTTGTCTCTTGGACGGACTCAGGGGAAGCCAAGAGCAGTTCCTTCATGACATCAAGCTCACCGTGTACGATGGCATAATATAAAGGGATTCTCCGCTCCACTCCCTTCACCGAGCACAGGTGTGGATACACTCCCAAGAGCTCCCTCGCGATCTCCACATCACCTTTAGCTGCTGCAATGTGCAGCGGACTGAAACCATCCGCGTTCACTTTTTCCGCAAACTTTGGCCTCCACTTCAGGAGCACTCGGACTAAATCCAAACGGCTGGCCAGACAAGCGACGTGCAGCGGCGTGTAACCGGCCCCTTTGAGAGCCATCTTCTCGAGGATGAGCCCATCTCTTTCGATCAAGTCATTCAGCTCATCGATACTGCCTGCTGCTAAAAACCTCTCCATCTGATCTAAACTAGAAATGGACTCTTCTTGGGACACCTTTGCacttggaacctgttttgcataaaaattgctATACATCACTTATATGTAAGATAAAGCGTTTACAATCTAGATCAGCATAAGCACATCCACTGTTGTAGCAAACAATTATACCATATGCAGTAACGCACTGCACTGGACCCAGGTTCATCCAGAGTCACCCATGACACAATCACTCCTTTTCCCACATGATCTCCTTGGGTAACATGTACTTAAAGACTCGCgccaaaatcaaaaccaaatcaaaaaCCACAACGAATAGAACAAAATTAACAACAGTGACCTCTAACATTAATTCACATTGAATCCGAAACCGAATTAATGGGAGTCTAGCTCATCCTAGTGTGTCTACACATAGATGTCAACCATTTCACAAGTCACAAATGAACAGAAGGAAAAGCTTGTGCTATActgaaagaaaagcaagaagacaAGCTCAGTAGAGACCTGTTGAGGGGCATTATGGCCAGGAGGCACTCGGAAAACATCGCTATTTAAAGGCATATCCACAGTTTTCTCTACTTCACGGACGAAAGTGCTGGTCTTCCCTCCATTGCATAGATCAGCCCCATTcaaaaccagaacaagaacagcCCCAACAATATCCACTGAACAGCAAGATGAAGACCCCAGAACAGCCATCTTGGTCTTATTTTAGGATACAGAAGAACCTACGTGACACAACCCCCACAAATTCCCTTCCCTCACTATGTATGTACTTGGATCAGGGCACACAAGCATGACACTCACATCTCAGAAATCGACCAAATAAAGCAGCTAAAATGTTAAATTAGATCTAACAGTTAAGAGCAGAAACAACAAGAGATTAGACCTGCGATTGAAGTTGGAGGAGGCGAGTTTCTTCGGTGTTGAGGGCGGCGAGCGGTATCAAGGGATGTCGGGCGGCGTTGAGGGGGTCGAGCGGGCGTCGAGGGGGCCGTGCGGCGTCGAGGGGCCGAGCGGCGTCGAGGGGGCGTCGAGGGGCCGAGCGAGCGTCGAGGGGGCATCGAAGGGCCGAGCGAGAGTCGAGGGGGCGTCGAGGGGGCCGAGCGGGCGTCGAGGAGCGGCGCGGACGGCGCGACGGCTCGTCGGGCGAAACGGCGAAACGGCGAAACGGCTCGTcggacgagcggtgggtggtggtggttcggtggccaagaggtggtggtgagtagggcgtggggcggcggtgtggtggtgggtgaagtaGCATCAGcagcaagaggaaggaagaagaagaagaagaggaatcggccgagagggggaaagaggagagagaaagaaaagaaaaaagttgggggcaggaagtgacgtgaggaggaaaaatgggagaaaagaaagagagagagagaaagaaatgagaagGGGGAATCGGCAGAAAGGGGGAAATCCGTCGAGGGTGAGCAGACCGGTTCCTGTTCCGGTTCCCAGAAaagggaaccggaaccggtctctTTAGAACCGGGGAaacggtccggttcggttcccggtttcttttttctgcggTTCCGATTCCgattccggttccggttccaatggaatgggaaccggaaccgagaACCGGTTAGGGCTCCAAAAAGAAAGCCCCAAATGAAAAAACCCCCAAATCACTTCACACGTTCACACTTCACAGAACTGACTCTCTCGCGTTCGCTTCCTCTGCCCGTCGCCGACGCTGcttgccctcgacgccaccggaTGTTGCTCGCCTTGCCGCTCAGCCGCTCGCCGTCGACGCCGCCGCTGGACGCCGCTCGTCCCCCGGTGGAGGCCGCTCGCTCGCCTAGCCGCCccgacgccgctcgccgctcgcccaGCTGCCCCCCCCGACACCGCTCGCCGCTCACCCAGCCGCCTCGACAGGGCTTGCCGCTCGCCCAGCCGCCTCGATGCCGCTCGCCCCCCGACACTGCAGTGCATGTGCGAGATGATGAAGTAAATGATTTGCGCTCTCTAGATAACAGCTGCTTTATTAATTTGACCCAATTAAGGGAAAACTCCAGCGTCTACTCTTTACAGGCAACAGTTATTGCATCGATACTTTTTCTCAGTCATGTTATTTCGCTTGATGTGAATACTACAGTCTGTCTCCTCATAAGTGTCCCAATTCTACCCGCGATAGAATGCTTGAAGTGTCAGTTGTTTCTTAGAGTGCCCAATATGTCGTACAACCGAACTTCTTGCATGCTTTTCTTGTTAATTTGGAGTTCTTGACATAGTTTGTTTCACCACCTGTTGACTCTTCCAGGTTCTTGCTGGAAGCTTCTTCTCTGTGGCAGGAGCACTTGTGGGTCTGCTAAAACCAGGGAGGATGAGCATGTTTGGGACGCTGCTAATAATCTGGGGTCTTGTCAAGGAGGGCATCTTGGGAAAGCCTGTGAATGTGGATCCTGCAAAGGCAGTCCATGTTTATCCTACGATGTTGCTTGCATTGATCTGTGCCTTGTCATCCATTAAATATGATGTGAAGAAGGCCATGAGACCTGCCCCTGCTCGAACAATtgcaaagccattgcagagccATTGCAGAGCTCATCAAAATCTAAGCTGAAATGAGATGAATTGTAAGTAACAGTTCTGTTGAGGATGTCACTCTTTTGTTGTTAGGATTCTTgttgtcaaaatttttgaagagTCTCACGTCAACATATGGATCTTCAGTCCAACTTTTATAATCAATTGAATTTTGAGTTTTATATGGCTTGTTGGGTAGGTATGCCTTTTATGACCGAGCAGTCTCTCTTCACTCTTACTTCTGATTCATTCGCACAAGTGAGTAGGTTTTTGCTGAACTCACAATTTAGCAGACTAAAGTAAACAACAATAACTGCTTATTAAGATTCAGAGAACAAAGAGCAAAGACAAAACTGGCTTTACCTGAGGGAAGTTGACTCCTAACTGTAATCCTCATCTGTCAAATTCATCTTCAAAAACTCACGTTTTACTGCTTATGCCCAATTTTAGCCGCAAAGTACATTTTCCTTGAGCATCATTAATAGTTTTCATGCCATGTCTGCTTCCTTCTCAACCTCAATGGtcacatgtttttcttttcccactcGAGAATTCTGAGCTCTTATGCAAAGTTGGTAGTGATGCGCATGTTAAGGCTCCTTTTCTTTGCTACTTGCTTATTCTCTGTTTCAGGCAATTTATGCTTAAATTGGTGGCCACATGCACATTAAGACTTTTTGTCCCTAAATGACCCCTACATGTCCTGTTGAGGTTTATTAGTGCTGCAAAGCTGCAGAACTTCTGTATTCGCAAGCACCTGTTCTATCGCCAAAGAACTTATATGAATAGTGGTGATGGAGAAAGGGAAGATGTACTTACAACTCAATCAATTTGCCACGGTGGTTTCGTATGTTTTAGTTTCTTTCACATGCTTAAAAGGGACGTCTCTGATTTTATTCCAATTATGATAGTCATGAAGGCAATGGGAATGGAAAGTGATCAAGAGGTTGTCCAGATGATCGGCAGAGACCCTAGATATAGTGCCCTACTTCTTCCATCAATTGAGGTATGTGTTTGGTCAAGGAAAATTTGTATGCTTGTTAGGATCAATCATTTTTCATCTGACAATTCTGTATGCATTAGAGTGAATATTTAGTGACTGATTTTCTCTAATGCTTGTGATTATGCCAATGTAATATCTTGTTTTATGATCTTCCGGAGCATTAA
Protein-coding regions in this window:
- the LOC104444058 gene encoding DNA-directed RNA polymerase III subunit RPC2 isoform X1 produces the protein MNSGDGEREDVLTTQSICHGGFVCFSFFHMLKRDVSDFIPIMIVMKAMGMESDQEVVQMIGRDPRYSALLLPSIEECASLSIFTQQQALEFLQGKANNAYIFPGLGLGLIMSGLANFGILRA
- the LOC120293274 gene encoding ankyrin repeat-containing protein BDA1-like gives rise to the protein MERFLAAGSIDELNDLIERDGLILEKMALKGAGYTPLHVACLASRLDLVRVLLKWRPKFAEKVNADGFSPLHIAAAKGDVEIARELLGVYPHLCSVKGVERRIPLYYAIVHGELDVMKELLLASPESVQETTAQEETVLHLAVKYNRVDAVHVLVEHMKDYNCASVIDQKDNEGNTALHLAVAAQNFEVVNFMLHQPHVVVDVNACDKNGRTPLDLSRREVIRSILTRAGARHGTLNRRRYSEGDIRDTLIVAALIASITYQTLRYLFFQQWDGEEWI